A genomic region of Metopolophium dirhodum isolate CAU chromosome 1, ASM1992520v1, whole genome shotgun sequence contains the following coding sequences:
- the LOC132935974 gene encoding uncharacterized protein LOC132935974 yields the protein MKCIDKLNNDVRKTIFDLYWGLGTHIRQRDFITKYVKIFEKKQITISIASQSRRNKSRKYYLPINNLEIQVCQKKFLQTLAISDKVVDNVCKTLITSPVLNTDMRGKHSNRPLSIKEDVKNAIRKHINSFPIVDSHYVRENTAKKYLESGLCISKMHRLYLEWISDEPLSNSNNSVINVTLRQYTDIFNTEFNLSFFKPKKDQCDVCEVYKLACPEEKFKQKDLYDKHLLNKSLARELKNEDKRRALADPTFCVAVFDLPKVLTAPQCEVSSFYYKRKYATYNFTIFDIGKRQGYCYMWTESDAKRGSNEIATCLLKFMTLMKDSGIKEFSFYSDNCGGQNRNRFICSMWEYASATLKVTIVHRFLEVGHTQNEGDSMHATIECAKKGKVIYVPSQWVTLVRCAKLNKNSYLVFEMSNEDFLNFKPMVENADLNWKKSTNNEIIKWNNIREISTSFEMPFTLKIKYEYSNTDFVIMDMILKKKPGRHQARTHFPVKAYNSKIPIDRLKLQDLLSLCNKGLIPSMYHIFFLNLYKFLRCYCLNIILFTLITILLH from the coding sequence ATGAAATGtattgacaaattaaataatgatgtcCGTAAAACCATTTTTGATTTGTACTGGGGATTGGGTACTCATATAAGGCAACGTGATTTCATAactaaatacgtaaaaatatttgaaaaaaaacaaataactatcTCAATAGCGTCGCAGTCAAGAAGAAACAAgtctagaaaatattatttaccaatcAACAATTTAGAGATTCAGGTTtgtcaaaaaaagtttttacaaaCATTGGCTATATCCGACAAAGTTGTTGATAATGTTTGCAAAACATTAATAACATCTCCAGTTTTAAATACAGATATGAGGGGAAAACATAGCAATCGACCATTATCTATAAAAGAAGATGTTAAAAATGCTATTAGGAAGCATATAAATAGTTTTCCTATAGTTGATTCTCACTATGTTAGGGAAAACACAGCAAAAAAATATCTTGAAAGTGGTCTCTGTATTTCTAAAATGCACAGGTTATATTTGGAATGGATTTCAGATGAACCTTTGAGTAATTCcaataatagtgtaataaatgTAACTTTAAGACAGTATACTGATATATTCAATACTGAGTTTAATTTGTCTTTTTTTAAACCTAAGAAAGACCAATGTGATGTATGTGAGGTATACAAACTGGCTTGTcctgaagaaaaatttaaacaaaaagatTTATATGATAAACATTTACTAAACAAATCATTAGCAAGAGAACTTAAAAACGAAGACAAAAGAAGGGCATTAGCAGATCCCACATTTTGTGTTGCCGTATTTGACCTGCCGAAGGTATTGACAGCTCCTCAATGTGAAGTcagtagtttttattataaacgtaaataTGCAACTTACAATTTCACTATATTTGACATTGGAAAACGCCAAGGTTATTGTTACATGTGGACTGAGTCTGATGCTAAACGAGGATCAAATGAAATTGCTACATGTTTGTTAAAGTTTATGACACTTATGAAGGACAGTGGTATTAAGGAATTCAGTTTTTATTCTGACAACTGTGGCGGTCAAAACAGAAACCGATTCATTTGTTCGATGTGGGAATATGCATCTGCAACTCTTAAAGTCACCATTGTCCATCGATTTTTGGAGGTGGGACACACCCAAAATGAAGGTGACAGTATGCACGCTACAATAGAGTGTGCTAAAAAaggtaaagtaatttatgtaccGTCTCAATGGGTTACATTAGTCAGATGTGCcaagttgaataaaaattcatatttggtTTTTGAAATGTCAAATGAAGATTTCCTTAACTTCAAACCCATGGTTGAAAATGCAGatttaaattggaaaaaatcaACTAACAACGAAATCATTAAATGGAATAACATTAGGGAAATATCGACATCTTTTGAAATGccttttactttaaaaattaagtatgaGTATTCAAACACAGATTTTGTCATAATggatatgattttaaaaaaaaaaccagggAGACATCAAGCACGGACCCATTTCCCAGTAAAAGCATATAACTCTAAAATTCCTATAGATAGACTTAAATTGCAAGATTTGTTATCTTTATGCAATAAAGGACTAATTCCATCGAtgtatcacattttttttttaaatctctataaatttttaagatgttattgtttgaatattattttatttacattgatcacaatattattacattga
- the LOC132934601 gene encoding uncharacterized protein LOC132934601, with protein MVGTFKELLICFMDPNYVNKTPINEINPENSRHYLPFTQIYLGIKIMKEVQNPKIANNKHMLEDFYSRVQSFFKIACMQLKKKYNFNDPLMPAIKLMDPKIALSIETRKENSSLFFLLNLLPRLTKLNDDLMQSIDNEWRQLPHFNISTDLLNYLDQPDIFWYNLSKIQLGNQEFPFINLSNFALEVFSLPHSNVDCERVFSKVNLIKVKTRNKLNTDTIQGCLLASQEIKIKNNNCVNYIPPKKMINLMNTVNLYSKNTNDEFSFEQI; from the coding sequence ATGGTTGGCACTTTCAAAGaacttttaatatgttttatggaTCCAAATTATGTCAATAAAACTcctattaatgaaataaatccAGAAAATTCTCGACATTACTTACCTTTTACTCAGATTTACCTTGgcattaaaattatgaaagaaGTACAAAACCCTAAAATTgctaataataaacatatgttAGAAGACTTCTATTCAAGAGTAcaatcatttttcaaaatagcTTGCatgcaactaaaaaaaaaatacaattttaatgatcCCTTGATGCCAGCTATTAAGTTGATGGACCCTAAAATTGCATTATCCATTGAAACTAGGAAAGAAAATAGTTctttattttttctcttaaatTTATTGCCTAGGTTGACTAAATTAAATGATGATTTAATGCAATCTATTGACAATGAATGGAGACAGTTGccccattttaatatttcaactgatttattaaattatttagatcaACCAGATATTTTTTGGtataatttatctaaaatacAACTTGGAAATCAAGAATTTCCATTCATAAACCTTTCAAATTTTGCTCTTGAAGTATTTTCACTCCCTCATTCTAATGTTGATTGCGAACGCGTCTTTAGTAAGgtgaatttaataaaagtaaaaactagaAACAAACTAAATACAGACACAATTCAAGGTTGCTTGTTAGCATCTCAagagattaaaattaaaaataataattgcgttAATTATATTCCCCccaaaaaaatgataaacttaATGAACACAGTTAATTTGTACAGCAAAAATACTAATGATGAATTtagttttgaacaaatttaa